From Actinosynnema mirum DSM 43827, a single genomic window includes:
- a CDS encoding cytochrome P450 translates to MTMTGIDAHAPRGAPPPGPRLPWPVQTALYTRRDRWARRLRAKYGDVVALDIWPWRAVVFLYDPAHVQAMTGSPPSRFHGGEGNLPLKPVMGEHSLLSVDGDEHRRARALLSPLFTKPAVRGYRDAVRELAEHEIATWPVGSPFPSYPRVRRLALRVISRVVLGADDDPRLPRLRELFDVLPAVDIPVLLGLPSPVLRRWGRWRRAALTLGRLDALVHAITADRRADPRLAERTDLLSRLLVAAGPGALSPPELRDHVVTLVVAGYETTASTLAWALHELARHPAAARTAALAAASGDTGYLEAVVKETLRRHPPISELPWTLTEDVELAGYRLTRGATLMPVIGVVHNDPAHHRDPRAFRPERFLEQGAVPAHTWMPFGNGVRRCVGANLAVLEAVEVLRVLLARHALTADRRRPERPASRLVTSAPARGARIVLTPIGGGAR, encoded by the coding sequence ATGACCATGACCGGGATCGACGCGCACGCCCCGCGCGGCGCGCCACCGCCGGGACCACGCCTGCCGTGGCCGGTGCAGACCGCCCTCTACACCCGCCGCGACCGCTGGGCCCGCCGCCTGCGCGCCAAGTACGGCGACGTCGTCGCGCTCGACATCTGGCCGTGGCGCGCCGTGGTCTTCCTCTACGACCCCGCCCACGTCCAGGCGATGACCGGTTCCCCGCCGTCCCGCTTCCACGGCGGCGAGGGCAACCTGCCGCTCAAGCCCGTCATGGGCGAGCACTCGCTGCTCAGCGTCGACGGCGACGAGCACCGGCGGGCGCGGGCCCTGCTGTCGCCGCTGTTCACCAAGCCCGCCGTGCGCGGCTACCGGGACGCCGTCCGCGAGCTCGCCGAGCACGAGATCGCCACCTGGCCCGTCGGCTCGCCGTTCCCCAGCTACCCGAGGGTGCGGCGCCTCGCCCTGCGGGTGATCTCGCGCGTGGTGCTCGGCGCGGACGACGACCCGCGCCTGCCCCGGCTGCGCGAGCTGTTCGACGTGCTCCCCGCCGTCGACATCCCCGTCCTGCTCGGGCTGCCCAGCCCGGTCCTGCGCCGCTGGGGGCGGTGGCGCCGGGCCGCGCTGACCCTGGGCCGCCTCGACGCGCTCGTCCACGCCATCACCGCCGACCGCCGCGCCGACCCCCGGCTGGCCGAGCGGACCGACCTGCTCTCCCGGCTGCTCGTCGCGGCCGGGCCGGGGGCGCTGAGCCCGCCGGAGCTGCGCGACCACGTCGTCACCCTCGTCGTCGCGGGCTACGAGACCACCGCCAGCACCCTGGCCTGGGCGCTGCACGAGCTGGCCCGCCACCCCGCCGCGGCCCGCACCGCCGCGCTGGCCGCCGCGTCCGGCGACACCGGCTACCTGGAGGCGGTGGTCAAGGAGACGCTGCGGCGGCACCCCCCGATCTCCGAGCTGCCGTGGACGCTCACCGAGGACGTCGAGCTGGCCGGGTACCGGCTGACCAGGGGCGCCACGCTCATGCCGGTCATCGGCGTGGTGCACAACGACCCCGCGCACCACCGCGACCCGCGCGCGTTCCGGCCCGAGCGGTTCCTGGAGCAGGGGGCGGTGCCCGCGCACACCTGGATGCCGTTCGGCAACGGCGTCCGACGCTGCGTGGGGGCGAACCTGGCGGTGCTGGAGGCGGTGGAGGTGCTCCGGGTCCTGCTCGCCCGCCACGCGCTGACCGCCGACCGGCGCCGCCCCGAGCGCCCCGCCTCCCGGCTGGTCACCAGCGCGCCCGCGCGCGGCGCCCGGATCGTCCTCACCCCGATCGGCGGGGGCGCGCGGTGA
- a CDS encoding 3-oxoacyl-[acyl-carrier-protein] synthase III C-terminal domain-containing protein produces the protein MRLRAVAAELPSREVGNADVVDLIAEHSADTFTGDLDALLRRVDVYLRHTGSRTRRWLDAGERPVDLLRAAARTALRRAGLEPGQVDLLVYTGVGRGFLEPAGAYHAAAALGADRAHCFDLLDACMSWTRAVQVVESLFLAGHHRTALVVNAEFSMRPGGAVVPGAFRLPAAKALASTFAACTLGEAATATVLTADDGEPWRFSFRSRPDLAPLCNVTLDNYRDFCDPTGKEARNGVGVFTSFGLEMHARGREEALAALAALDVPPERVDALFTHASSSSYWQGMADEAGLGPVVHHVYPRTGNVVSASVPTAMASGIEAGLLKPGQRAVGWVGSAGMSFGAFTFVL, from the coding sequence GTGAGGCTGCGGGCGGTCGCCGCCGAGCTGCCCTCGCGCGAGGTCGGCAACGCCGACGTCGTCGACCTGATCGCCGAGCACAGCGCGGACACCTTCACCGGGGACCTGGACGCCCTGCTGCGCCGGGTCGACGTCTACCTGCGGCACACCGGCTCCCGCACCCGCCGCTGGCTCGACGCCGGCGAGCGGCCCGTCGACCTGCTGCGCGCCGCCGCCCGCACCGCGCTGCGCCGGGCCGGGCTGGAACCGGGGCAGGTCGACCTGCTGGTGTACACCGGGGTCGGCCGGGGCTTCCTGGAACCGGCGGGCGCCTACCACGCCGCCGCCGCCCTCGGCGCGGACCGCGCGCACTGCTTCGACCTGCTCGACGCGTGCATGAGCTGGACCAGGGCCGTCCAGGTGGTCGAGTCGCTGTTCCTGGCGGGCCACCACCGGACGGCGCTGGTCGTCAACGCCGAGTTCAGCATGAGACCCGGCGGGGCCGTGGTGCCCGGCGCGTTCCGGCTGCCTGCGGCGAAGGCGCTGGCGTCCACGTTCGCCGCCTGCACCCTCGGCGAGGCCGCCACCGCGACCGTGCTCACCGCCGACGACGGCGAGCCGTGGCGGTTCAGCTTCCGCTCGCGCCCCGACCTCGCGCCGCTGTGCAACGTCACCCTGGACAACTACCGGGACTTCTGCGACCCCACCGGCAAGGAGGCGCGCAACGGGGTCGGCGTGTTCACCTCCTTCGGGCTGGAGATGCACGCGCGCGGCCGGGAGGAGGCGCTGGCCGCGCTCGCCGCGCTGGACGTGCCGCCCGAGCGGGTGGACGCGCTGTTCACGCACGCCTCCAGCAGCAGCTACTGGCAGGGCATGGCGGACGAGGCGGGCCTGGGCCCGGTGGTGCACCACGTCTACCCGCGCACCGGCAACGTCGTGTCCGCCTCGGTGCCCACCGCGATGGCGTCGGGGATCGAGGCGGGGCTGCTGAAACCGGGGCAGCGCGCGGTCGGCTGGGTCGGCAGCGCCGGGATGTCCTTCGGCGCCTTCACGTTCGTGCTGTGA
- a CDS encoding aminotransferase class III-fold pyridoxal phosphate-dependent enzyme, with protein sequence MLGHLARAVAALALEAARHLLVPALRGRRESGRQRRRARAALAFLVRMGPIYIKLGQIAATRSDLLPPEWTDTLRALQDRAPHMPPGPTRRALERELGGPLGEVFRDLDLRPIASASVAQVHVAHLHDGRKVAVKLVKDGVPEEIRRSLRALGSLVRAAHLLVPRLRHLDLPHRFDEVARLLLPQADMRREAHQQQRVRADFAGHPHVRVPEVVPELVTTRVLVMEHVDGIPGRDAHLVELPRAQLARRLQDAVYTMLYMHGLSHGDPHPGNVLFTPTGELVLLDYGVTAELTEDEKWGLSSFYYACTRKEWAVAVDRFTRHFVHAGPGLAARRAGYERRMAEVLRHHFDTSTDRWSTVAYFADVNEVLRAHGCRYTTTFTKVELVFLSCEGFAGQIDPDIDIWANARRFTDRYSPYMSAEVEERFAEDFAVRAPTSLRLRERARSTLVAPTHMDRYFFPSAFPVFVREASGGRVRDFDGNEYVDLCGGYGPHLLGYAHPDVVAAVTEGVRRGQVNGVGNLPEVELAELLVAALPGAERAVLCNSGSEAVLLAIRMCRGARGGRAKVAKFEGHYHGLSDQGLVSSWFRFAGERDRPEPVAGSHGADPAAVAGTLVLQYGDVPGLERLREHADELACVLLEPMPTSVVALDPPFLLALRRVCDEIGVPLVFDEVVSGFRVAYGGVQSVVGVRPDLTCLGKVIGGGLPCGAVVGRAGLVDVARSTRDPFQDYERKVFAGGTLSGNSLSCAAGAAVLRRLRADPGVYARLEAGTERLAGALREAAGRRGIACRVSARSSIFSLTFSHRPARLYRDRLTGSDFKATIALAYYMRRHGVHLPELHAFLISAAHTAEDLELVADAFAKSLDEMTADGFFGV encoded by the coding sequence GTGCTCGGACACCTCGCCAGAGCGGTCGCGGCCCTCGCGCTGGAGGCCGCCCGCCACCTGCTCGTGCCCGCACTGCGCGGCCGTCGGGAGAGCGGCAGGCAGCGGCGCAGGGCGCGGGCCGCGCTGGCGTTCCTGGTGCGCATGGGGCCGATCTACATCAAGCTCGGCCAGATCGCCGCCACCCGCTCCGACCTGCTGCCCCCGGAGTGGACCGACACCCTGCGCGCCCTGCAGGACCGCGCCCCGCACATGCCGCCCGGCCCCACCCGCCGCGCGCTGGAGCGCGAACTGGGCGGCCCGCTGGGCGAGGTGTTCCGCGACCTCGACCTGCGCCCGATCGCCAGCGCCTCCGTCGCCCAGGTGCACGTCGCGCACCTGCACGACGGCCGCAAGGTCGCCGTCAAGCTGGTCAAGGACGGGGTGCCCGAGGAGATCCGGCGCAGCCTGCGCGCGCTCGGCTCGCTCGTGCGCGCCGCCCACCTGCTCGTGCCGCGCCTGCGCCACCTGGACCTGCCGCACCGCTTCGACGAGGTCGCCCGCCTGCTGCTGCCGCAGGCCGACATGCGCCGCGAGGCCCACCAGCAGCAGCGGGTGCGCGCCGACTTCGCCGGGCACCCGCACGTGCGCGTGCCCGAGGTGGTGCCGGAGCTGGTGACCACGCGGGTGCTCGTGATGGAGCACGTCGACGGCATCCCCGGCCGCGACGCGCACCTGGTCGAGCTGCCGCGCGCCCAGCTCGCCCGCCGCCTGCAGGACGCCGTCTACACGATGCTCTACATGCACGGCCTGAGCCACGGCGACCCGCACCCCGGCAACGTGCTGTTCACCCCGACCGGTGAGCTGGTGCTGCTCGACTACGGCGTCACCGCCGAGCTGACCGAGGACGAGAAGTGGGGCCTGTCCTCGTTCTACTACGCCTGCACCCGCAAGGAGTGGGCCGTCGCCGTGGACCGCTTCACCCGGCACTTCGTGCACGCAGGCCCCGGCCTCGCGGCCCGGCGCGCCGGGTACGAGCGGCGGATGGCCGAGGTGTTGCGCCACCACTTCGACACCAGCACCGACCGGTGGTCCACCGTCGCGTACTTCGCCGACGTCAACGAGGTGCTGCGCGCGCACGGCTGCCGGTACACCACCACGTTCACCAAGGTCGAGCTGGTGTTCCTGTCGTGCGAGGGCTTCGCGGGCCAGATCGACCCGGACATCGACATCTGGGCCAACGCCCGCAGGTTCACCGACCGCTACTCGCCCTACATGAGCGCCGAGGTGGAGGAGCGGTTCGCCGAGGACTTCGCGGTGCGCGCCCCCACCTCGCTGCGGCTGCGCGAGCGCGCCCGCTCCACGCTGGTGGCCCCGACGCACATGGACCGGTACTTCTTCCCCAGCGCGTTCCCGGTGTTCGTGCGGGAGGCGTCGGGCGGGCGGGTGCGGGACTTCGACGGCAACGAGTACGTCGACCTGTGCGGCGGTTACGGGCCCCACCTGCTGGGGTACGCGCACCCGGACGTGGTCGCGGCGGTCACCGAGGGCGTGCGGCGCGGGCAGGTCAACGGGGTGGGCAACCTGCCCGAGGTGGAGCTCGCCGAGCTGCTGGTGGCGGCGCTGCCCGGCGCGGAGCGCGCGGTGCTCTGCAACTCCGGGTCCGAGGCGGTGCTGCTGGCGATCCGGATGTGCCGGGGCGCGCGCGGCGGGCGCGCCAAGGTCGCCAAGTTCGAGGGGCACTACCACGGGCTCTCCGACCAGGGCCTGGTCAGCTCGTGGTTCCGCTTCGCGGGCGAGCGCGACCGGCCCGAACCGGTCGCGGGCTCGCACGGCGCCGACCCCGCCGCCGTCGCGGGCACGCTGGTGCTCCAGTACGGCGACGTCCCCGGCCTGGAGCGGTTGCGGGAGCACGCGGACGAGCTGGCCTGCGTGCTGCTGGAGCCGATGCCCACGTCGGTGGTCGCGCTCGACCCGCCGTTCCTGCTGGCGCTGCGCCGGGTGTGCGACGAGATCGGTGTGCCGCTGGTGTTCGACGAGGTGGTCAGCGGGTTCCGGGTCGCCTACGGCGGGGTGCAGTCGGTGGTGGGCGTGCGGCCGGACCTGACCTGCCTGGGCAAGGTGATCGGCGGCGGGCTGCCGTGCGGGGCGGTGGTGGGGCGGGCCGGGCTGGTCGACGTCGCCAGGAGCACCCGCGACCCGTTCCAGGACTACGAGCGCAAGGTCTTCGCGGGCGGCACGCTCAGCGGCAACTCGCTCAGCTGCGCCGCCGGGGCGGCCGTGCTGCGGCGGCTGCGCGCCGACCCCGGCGTCTACGCGCGCTTGGAGGCCGGGACCGAGCGGCTCGCCGGGGCGCTGCGCGAGGCCGCCGGGCGGCGCGGGATCGCCTGCCGGGTCTCGGCGCGCAGCTCGATCTTCTCGCTGACCTTCAGCCACCGCCCGGCGCGGCTGTACCGGGACCGGCTGACCGGCAGCGACTTCAAGGCCACGATCGCGCTGGCGTACTACATGCGCAGGCACGGGGTGCATTTGCCGGAGCTGCACGCGTTCCTGATCAGCGCCGCGCACACCGCCGAGGACCTGGAGCTGGTGGCCGACGCGTTCGCCAAGAGCTTGGACGAGATGACCGCGGATGGGTTCTTCGGAGTGTGA
- a CDS encoding NAD(P)-binding domain-containing protein, whose amino-acid sequence MTGADVVVVGCGLMGSAMVRAFAGAGRSVAAWNRTPERALALAGERVAAVRDVAGAVAPLVVACTSTCEAALEALDPVRDWRGRTLVTLPSGTPADAEAARDWVVDRGGEHLDGVILCYPQEIGSPDAVILYAGPSGTWAAHGPVLGALAGASRHVAEEVGTAKLLDAGLTGAFYVSALVAYAEAAGHLIDRGTPPDVLRALTGVALEILRHATDEVVTALVTDEHTTDQATITTFAEGARAALTAVRATGSPAHLLTAALHRLDTAVAAGSGSLAVSALGLPPR is encoded by the coding sequence GTGACCGGGGCTGATGTGGTGGTCGTCGGGTGCGGGTTGATGGGGTCCGCGATGGTGCGGGCGTTCGCGGGCGCGGGGCGTTCGGTGGCGGCGTGGAACCGGACGCCCGAGCGGGCGCTCGCGCTCGCGGGGGAGCGGGTGGCGGCGGTGCGGGACGTGGCCGGGGCGGTGGCGCCTCTGGTGGTGGCCTGCACGTCGACCTGCGAGGCCGCGCTGGAGGCGCTGGACCCGGTGCGGGACTGGCGGGGGCGGACGCTGGTCACCCTGCCCAGCGGCACGCCCGCCGACGCCGAGGCGGCGCGCGACTGGGTCGTCGACCGGGGCGGGGAGCACCTGGACGGGGTGATCCTGTGCTACCCGCAGGAGATCGGCTCACCCGACGCGGTGATCCTCTACGCGGGCCCGTCCGGGACGTGGGCCGCGCACGGCCCGGTGCTGGGCGCGCTCGCGGGGGCGTCGCGGCACGTCGCCGAGGAGGTCGGGACGGCCAAGCTGCTGGACGCCGGGCTGACCGGCGCGTTCTACGTCAGCGCGCTCGTGGCGTACGCGGAGGCCGCCGGGCACCTGATCGACCGGGGGACGCCCCCGGACGTGCTGCGCGCGCTGACCGGGGTCGCGCTCGAGATCCTGCGCCACGCGACGGACGAGGTCGTCACGGCGCTCGTGACCGACGAGCACACCACGGACCAGGCCACGATCACCACCTTCGCCGAGGGCGCCCGCGCCGCGCTGACCGCCGTGCGCGCCACCGGAAGCCCGGCCCACCTGCTGACCGCCGCCCTGCACCGCCTGGACACCGCCGTCGCCGCGGGCTCGGGCTCCCTGGCCGTCTCCGCCCTCGGCCTGCCTCCCCGCTGA
- a CDS encoding MmcQ/YjbR family DNA-binding protein, with protein sequence MAVGSEGFFSLVRRLAEVKRLDRREYSAFEVRGVKFAYHWPRTETVGLKQLLSEQLALVAERPDVFEPQYAIAGFGWVVVRLDGVEADELAELLYEAWRLSAPEQLVEQEPDWASAPPVLG encoded by the coding sequence GTGGCGGTGGGTTCGGAGGGGTTCTTCTCCCTCGTGCGGCGGTTGGCCGAGGTCAAGCGGCTCGACCGGCGGGAGTACAGCGCGTTCGAGGTGCGTGGGGTCAAGTTCGCCTACCACTGGCCGCGCACCGAGACGGTCGGGCTCAAGCAGCTGCTGAGCGAGCAGCTCGCGCTCGTGGCGGAGCGGCCGGACGTGTTCGAGCCGCAGTACGCCATCGCCGGGTTCGGGTGGGTGGTGGTGCGGTTGGACGGGGTCGAGGCGGACGAGCTGGCCGAGCTGCTGTACGAGGCGTGGCGGTTGTCGGCGCCCGAGCAGCTGGTGGAGCAGGAGCCGGACTGGGCGTCGGCGCCACCGGTGCTGGGGTAG
- a CDS encoding class I SAM-dependent methyltransferase — protein MDFAALRQNTPDEDGYFGEAVAAHYDAPGPPGPEVVAAVDVLAELAAGGRVLEFAIGTGRIALPLAERGVEVAGIELSRAMLARLRAKPGGDALECVVGDFSSTRVAGEFSLVCLVYNTIQNVTTQDGQVETFRNAAAHLAPGGRFLVENVLPNLRELPRGRTDAPFDSGPDTWAFSRYDIATQSMSNNRFTVRDGRATVSTIPFRYVWPAELDLMARIAGLRLEHRWTDWDRSPFHHESRRHVSVWRKDG, from the coding sequence ATGGACTTCGCAGCGCTGCGACAGAACACGCCCGACGAGGACGGCTACTTCGGCGAGGCCGTCGCCGCCCACTACGACGCCCCCGGCCCACCCGGACCCGAGGTCGTCGCGGCCGTCGACGTGCTCGCCGAGCTCGCCGCGGGCGGTCGGGTGCTGGAGTTCGCGATCGGCACCGGCCGGATCGCGCTGCCGCTCGCCGAGCGCGGGGTGGAGGTGGCCGGGATCGAGCTGTCCAGGGCCATGCTCGCCCGGTTGCGCGCCAAGCCCGGCGGGGACGCGCTGGAGTGCGTCGTCGGCGACTTCTCCAGCACGCGCGTCGCGGGCGAGTTCTCGCTGGTGTGCCTCGTCTACAACACGATCCAGAACGTCACCACCCAGGACGGCCAGGTCGAGACCTTCCGCAACGCCGCCGCGCACCTGGCCCCCGGCGGCCGGTTCCTGGTCGAGAACGTCCTGCCCAACCTCCGCGAGCTGCCGCGCGGCCGGACCGACGCGCCCTTCGACAGCGGCCCCGACACCTGGGCGTTCTCCCGCTACGACATCGCCACCCAGTCCATGAGCAACAACCGCTTCACCGTCCGCGACGGCCGCGCCACCGTGAGCACAATCCCGTTCCGGTACGTCTGGCCCGCCGAGCTGGACCTCATGGCCCGCATCGCGGGCCTGCGCCTGGAGCACCGCTGGACGGACTGGGACCGCTCGCCGTTCCACCACGAGAGCCGGAGGCACGTCTCGGTGTGGCGCAAGGACGGCTGA
- a CDS encoding SDR family oxidoreductase, translating into MGSTERVAIVTGGSRGIGRAVAERLAADGQAVVVNYAGNEEAARETVEAITARGGRAVAVRGDVGDEAAVKALFDAAEEHFGGVDVVVNSAGIMALSPVAQLDLAELDRIHRTNVRGAFAVAREAANRVRQGGAVVLFSTTVTKTNLPTYAAYAASKAAVETLVPILAKELAGKDVTVNAVAPGPTATELFLNGKSDELVAKLAAQNPMGRLGAPEDIAEVVSALAGGARWVNAQTVFVNGGLA; encoded by the coding sequence GTGGGCAGCACTGAGCGCGTCGCGATCGTCACCGGCGGGTCCAGGGGCATCGGCCGGGCCGTCGCCGAGCGGCTGGCGGCGGACGGGCAGGCCGTGGTGGTGAACTACGCGGGCAACGAGGAGGCGGCGCGCGAGACCGTCGAGGCGATCACCGCGCGCGGCGGGCGGGCCGTGGCGGTGCGCGGCGACGTCGGCGACGAGGCGGCCGTGAAGGCCCTGTTCGACGCGGCGGAGGAGCACTTCGGCGGCGTGGACGTGGTGGTGAACTCGGCCGGGATCATGGCCCTGAGCCCGGTGGCCCAGTTGGACCTGGCCGAGCTGGACCGCATCCACCGCACGAACGTGCGAGGCGCCTTCGCCGTCGCCCGCGAGGCCGCGAACCGGGTGCGGCAGGGCGGCGCGGTGGTGCTGTTCTCCACCACGGTGACCAAGACGAACCTGCCGACCTACGCGGCGTACGCGGCCAGCAAGGCGGCCGTGGAGACCCTGGTGCCGATCCTGGCCAAGGAGCTGGCGGGCAAGGACGTGACCGTGAACGCCGTCGCCCCCGGCCCGACCGCGACGGAGCTGTTCCTGAACGGCAAGAGCGACGAGCTGGTCGCGAAGCTGGCCGCGCAGAACCCGATGGGGCGGCTGGGCGCGCCGGAGGACATCGCCGAGGTGGTGTCGGCGCTGGCCGGTGGCGCGCGGTGGGTGAACGCGCAGACGGTGTTCGTCAACGGCGGATTGGCCTGA
- a CDS encoding TetR/AcrR family transcriptional regulator, producing MKRDLTRDRIVAAAYDLLLQGGREAVSTRAVCAASGVQSPTIYRIFGDKDGLLDAVASHGFASYLADKTSLSHSADPVDDLRRGWDLHVGFGVANPALYSLIYGDARTGVSSPAARQAADVLAGTVRRIAEAGRLKVAEERAAHLVHSAGCGLTFTLIATPEDERDPELSTTAREAVIAAVTTGPAPTGAPAGPVGAAIALRAAAPELTVLSAGERALLAEWLDRVVAEA from the coding sequence GTGAAGCGAGACCTGACCCGCGACCGCATCGTCGCCGCCGCCTACGACCTGCTCCTGCAAGGCGGCCGGGAGGCGGTGTCCACGCGCGCGGTGTGCGCGGCGTCCGGGGTCCAGTCGCCCACGATCTACCGCATCTTCGGCGACAAGGACGGCCTCCTCGACGCCGTCGCCAGCCACGGCTTCGCCTCCTACCTGGCCGACAAGACCTCCCTCTCCCACTCCGCCGACCCGGTCGACGACCTGCGCCGGGGCTGGGACCTGCACGTCGGCTTCGGCGTCGCCAACCCCGCCCTCTACTCGCTGATCTACGGCGACGCCCGCACCGGCGTCTCCTCGCCCGCCGCCAGGCAGGCCGCCGACGTGCTCGCGGGCACCGTCCGCCGCATCGCCGAGGCCGGACGGCTCAAGGTCGCCGAGGAGCGGGCCGCGCACCTGGTGCACTCGGCGGGCTGCGGGCTCACGTTCACCCTGATCGCGACGCCCGAGGACGAGCGCGACCCGGAGCTGTCGACCACGGCTCGGGAGGCGGTCATCGCCGCCGTCACCACCGGGCCCGCGCCGACCGGCGCGCCCGCCGGACCGGTCGGGGCGGCGATCGCGCTGCGGGCCGCCGCGCCGGAGCTGACCGTGCTCAGCGCGGGGGAGCGGGCGCTGCTGGCCGAGTGGCTGGACCGGGTGGTCGCCGAGGCGTGA
- a CDS encoding deoxyribose-phosphate aldolase/phospho-2-dehydro- 3-deoxyheptonate aldolase, translating to MTPFRTFARQLRIRRMHQHGGPRLLLVPLEQPAAGCGSLARTVAEVIDGGADAVVLHKGLLRHVHPESFTSASLVVNLSASTKHAPDSTHLVAHVEEAVRLGADAVCVSVDFGSDGENRQIADLATVAEECDRWNVPLLASVHPRGPEQGSPELLARAAGLAVDLGADLVELPPVADHAAQADVIAGCAIPVLIAVTHHRVDAETVAEARRALAAGSGGITAGQAVADSGDPAALARVLANVVHADAPRGIPSARSRPHGV from the coding sequence GTGACGCCCTTCCGCACGTTCGCCCGGCAGCTCCGCATCAGGCGGATGCACCAGCACGGCGGCCCCCGCCTGCTGCTCGTCCCCCTGGAGCAGCCCGCCGCGGGCTGCGGCAGCCTGGCGCGGACCGTCGCCGAGGTGATCGACGGCGGCGCGGACGCGGTGGTGCTGCACAAGGGGCTGCTGCGGCACGTGCACCCCGAGTCGTTCACCTCCGCCTCGCTGGTGGTGAACCTCAGCGCCAGCACCAAGCACGCCCCCGACTCCACGCACCTGGTCGCGCACGTGGAGGAGGCGGTGCGGCTGGGCGCGGACGCGGTGTGCGTGAGCGTCGACTTCGGCTCGGACGGCGAGAACCGGCAGATCGCGGACCTGGCCACCGTCGCCGAGGAGTGCGACCGGTGGAACGTGCCGCTGCTGGCGTCGGTGCACCCGCGCGGCCCCGAGCAGGGCTCGCCGGAGCTGCTGGCCCGCGCCGCCGGGCTCGCCGTCGACCTCGGCGCGGACCTGGTGGAGCTGCCGCCGGTCGCCGACCACGCGGCGCAGGCCGACGTGATCGCCGGGTGCGCCATCCCGGTGCTGATCGCGGTCACCCACCACCGGGTGGACGCGGAGACCGTCGCCGAGGCGCGGCGCGCGCTGGCCGCGGGGTCCGGTGGCATCACGGCCGGGCAGGCGGTCGCGGACTCGGGCGACCCTGCGGCGCTGGCGCGCGTGCTGGCGAACGTGGTCCACGCCGACGCCCCGCGCGGCATCCCGTCCGCCCGCAGCCGCCCGCACGGGGTCTGA
- a CDS encoding NAD(P)-dependent alcohol dehydrogenase, with the protein MKAVQYREIGKAPEVVTVPDPEAGPGQVVLEVAAAGVCHSDIAVMEWPAEVYGYGFPLTLGHEGVGKVAALGQGVTGLEVGEMVAVYGPQGCGSCAKCAEGKENYCLRAAELGINPPGLGAPGAMAEYMLIDNARHLVPLGDLDPVSAAPLTDAGLTPYHAIKKSLPKLVPGSTAVVIGTGGLGHMAIQILRATTAARVIALDVSKEKLELAAAVGAHETVLSDADATKAVRELTGGLGAEVVLDFVGVGPTVATAAGVVAVEGDLTVVGIGGGTVPVGFGTIPFDVSVSTPYWGSRGELIEVLDLARSGALTVHTETFGIDEAPLAYERLHAGQVRGRAVVLPRG; encoded by the coding sequence ATGAAGGCTGTGCAGTACCGCGAGATCGGCAAGGCCCCCGAGGTCGTCACCGTCCCCGACCCCGAGGCCGGTCCCGGCCAGGTCGTGCTGGAGGTGGCCGCCGCGGGCGTGTGCCACTCGGACATCGCCGTGATGGAGTGGCCCGCCGAGGTCTACGGCTACGGCTTCCCCCTCACCCTGGGCCACGAGGGCGTCGGCAAGGTCGCCGCCCTCGGGCAGGGCGTCACGGGCCTGGAGGTCGGCGAGATGGTCGCCGTCTACGGCCCGCAGGGCTGCGGCTCGTGCGCCAAGTGCGCCGAGGGCAAGGAGAACTACTGCCTGCGCGCCGCCGAGCTGGGCATCAACCCGCCCGGACTGGGCGCGCCGGGCGCGATGGCCGAGTACATGCTGATCGACAACGCCCGCCACCTGGTGCCGCTGGGCGACCTCGACCCGGTCTCGGCCGCCCCGCTCACCGACGCGGGCCTCACGCCGTACCACGCGATCAAGAAGTCGCTGCCCAAGCTGGTCCCCGGCAGCACCGCCGTGGTCATCGGCACCGGCGGCCTCGGCCACATGGCCATCCAGATCCTGCGCGCCACCACGGCGGCCCGGGTGATCGCGCTGGACGTGTCGAAGGAGAAGCTGGAGCTGGCGGCGGCGGTCGGCGCGCACGAGACCGTGCTGTCCGACGCGGACGCCACCAAGGCCGTGCGCGAGCTGACCGGCGGCCTGGGCGCCGAGGTCGTGCTCGACTTCGTGGGCGTCGGCCCGACGGTGGCCACGGCGGCGGGCGTCGTCGCGGTCGAGGGCGACCTGACCGTGGTCGGCATCGGCGGCGGCACCGTGCCGGTCGGCTTCGGCACGATCCCGTTCGACGTGTCGGTGTCCACCCCGTACTGGGGCAGCCGGGGCGAGCTGATCGAGGTGCTGGACCTGGCCCGGTCCGGCGCGCTGACCGTGCACACCGAGACCTTCGGCATCGACGAGGCGCCGCTGGCGTACGAGCGGCTGCACGCCGGTCAGGTGCGCGGGCGCGCGGTCGTGCTGCCGCGCGGCTGA